The Clostridia bacterium genome contains a region encoding:
- the rplJ gene encoding 50S ribosomal protein L10 → MTEQISLNRQAKRKEVDIIKERIANTKGFVVFDYKGLTVLQDTEMRRTFRDQKVEYKVLKNTLVRLALNELGYKEFDLALNGPTAIAFATEDELAACKVAVESVSTYKTVQVKCGMMDKKYIDANAVEQYSKVPNKPALLSMLLSVLQAPVRSLAIALDKVAEQRG, encoded by the coding sequence ATGACAGAACAAATTAGTCTAAACAGACAAGCTAAAAGAAAAGAAGTAGACATCATCAAGGAGCGTATCGCCAACACTAAGGGTTTTGTAGTATTTGATTACAAAGGTCTTACCGTTCTACAAGATACCGAGATGCGTCGTACTTTCCGTGACCAAAAAGTCGAGTATAAAGTGCTTAAAAATACTCTTGTACGCCTTGCTCTTAACGAACTAGGTTATAAAGAATTCGACCTTGCTCTTAACGGACCTACGGCTATTGCTTTTGCTACCGAAGACGAATTAGCAGCATGCAAAGTTGCGGTAGAAAGCGTATCTACTTACAAGACCGTTCAAGTTAAATGCGGTATGATGGACAAAAAGTATATTGACGCTAACGCAGTTGAACAATATTCCAAAGTTCCTAACAAGCCTGCGCTACTATCTATGTTGCTATCAGTATTGCAAGCCCCAGTGCGCTCTCTTGCAATCGCTCTTGACAAAGTAGCCGAACAACGTGGCTAA
- the rplL gene encoding 50S ribosomal protein L7/L12, producing the protein MEVSQFIEEIKKMTVVELNELVKAIEKEFGVSAAAQVAVAGAAAPVAVVEEKTEFDVILKSFGAKKIDVIKVVRELTGLGLVEAKNLVEAAPSTIKEAQPKEEADKMLAKLVAAGAEAELK; encoded by the coding sequence ATGGAAGTATCACAATTTATTGAAGAAATCAAAAAAATGACAGTCGTAGAACTTAACGAACTTGTCAAAGCAATAGAAAAAGAATTTGGCGTATCAGCAGCGGCTCAGGTAGCAGTAGCTGGCGCAGCAGCTCCGGTTGCAGTAGTAGAAGAAAAGACCGAATTTGACGTAATTTTAAAGAGCTTTGGCGCTAAGAAAATTGACGTTATCAAGGTAGTTAGAGAACTAACTGGTTTAGGACTAGTAGAAGCTAAGAACTTAGTAGAAGCCGCTCCTTCAACAATCAAAGAAGCTCAACCTAAGGAAGAAGCAGACAAAATGCTTGCTAAACTTGTTGCAGCTGGCGCAGAAGCCGAACTTAAATAA
- a CDS encoding ribose-phosphate pyrophosphokinase, which yields MLDTPLNSIKIFAGNASKDLATGICAKLEMPLGDMEVTRFSDGEVAVNIRESVRGRDVFIVQSTSYPVNENLMELLVMLDAFKRASAGRITAVIPYFGYARQDWKARARDPISAKLVADLITTAGANRILTMDLHSAQLQGFFDIPLDHLLGQGVLSKYFIANGYKSDDLVIVAPDVGSVKRARSMATKFNAPIAIIDKRRPKANVMEVMNIIGDIDGKTCIMIDDMIDTAGTICQGAIALKEQGASKILACCSHGIFSGPAISRIMDSPIEQLVTLDTIELPPEKMCSKIVRVGVADLFADAISNIYTHRSVSKLFE from the coding sequence ATGTTAGACACACCGCTTAATTCTATCAAGATTTTTGCAGGAAACGCTAGTAAGGATTTAGCCACAGGTATTTGCGCCAAACTAGAAATGCCACTAGGGGATATGGAAGTAACACGTTTCTCGGACGGAGAAGTTGCCGTAAACATTCGTGAGAGCGTAAGAGGCAGAGATGTATTTATCGTCCAATCAACTTCCTACCCAGTAAATGAAAACCTTATGGAGCTACTTGTTATGCTTGACGCCTTCAAGAGAGCTTCCGCCGGTCGCATTACAGCCGTTATACCATATTTTGGATATGCTCGTCAGGACTGGAAAGCTCGTGCGAGAGACCCGATAAGCGCCAAATTAGTAGCTGACCTTATCACAACGGCAGGCGCAAACCGTATACTTACTATGGACTTACACTCGGCTCAACTTCAAGGGTTTTTTGATATTCCTCTTGACCACTTGTTAGGTCAAGGCGTGTTGTCTAAATATTTTATCGCAAACGGTTACAAATCTGACGATTTAGTAATTGTAGCGCCCGACGTAGGCTCGGTTAAACGCGCTCGTTCTATGGCGACAAAATTTAACGCTCCAATAGCTATTATAGATAAGCGTCGTCCTAAGGCAAACGTTATGGAAGTTATGAATATTATCGGCGATATCGATGGCAAGACTTGCATAATGATTGACGATATGATTGATACTGCCGGCACTATTTGTCAAGGCGCTATCGCCCTTAAAGAACAAGGCGCAAGCAAAATTTTAGCTTGTTGTTCGCACGGGATATTCTCAGGCCCTGCAATTTCACGCATTATGGATAGTCCTATCGAGCAACTTGTAACCTTAGATACTATCGAACTTCCTCCTGAAAAGATGTGTAGTAAGATTGTTCGTGTGGGCGTAGCCGATTTATTTGCCGACGCAATCTCAAATATCTACACGCACCGCTCGGTTTCTAAATTATTTGAATAA
- a CDS encoding sigma-E processing peptidase SpoIIGA — protein sequence MEVYIEYAIIDNFAFDYLLFYCVNKTLKLKKGVWHITLCSLLGVAFALSLPLLKLNGILLFLVKSVVGVSLCLLFTLKRSKLLKIYSILLFFAYTFVLGGVLLALIYAVGDFSFGSATLNYSSNIPIGIYLVAIAIFTYLVYSVTTYINKARHQAKFKYSVSLVVFGKTYSVDAFLDSGNSLTYLGRAVCFVFCKYLCKSIGKQIAEQISCGNKVLEKITYSTVSGQKTSYAVLATINKQENYIILSKRNSEHDIILNLLGGNYETT from the coding sequence ATGGAAGTTTATATTGAATATGCTATTATTGACAATTTTGCTTTTGATTATCTACTTTTTTATTGTGTCAACAAGACGCTAAAACTTAAAAAAGGGGTTTGGCATATAACGCTGTGTTCGTTGCTGGGCGTTGCGTTTGCTTTATCGTTGCCCTTGTTGAAACTCAACGGCATACTTTTATTTTTGGTAAAAAGCGTAGTTGGGGTCAGCTTATGTCTATTATTTACTCTAAAACGAAGTAAATTGCTAAAAATATATTCTATTTTACTATTTTTCGCATACACATTTGTTTTAGGGGGAGTTTTACTAGCCTTAATCTATGCGGTTGGAGATTTTAGCTTTGGTTCGGCTACGCTTAACTATTCGTCTAATATTCCTATCGGCATATACTTAGTAGCGATAGCGATATTTACCTATCTAGTTTATAGCGTTACTACTTATATAAATAAAGCAAGACATCAGGCGAAATTTAAGTATAGCGTAAGTTTAGTAGTTTTTGGCAAGACTTATTCCGTAGACGCTTTCTTAGATAGCGGAAATAGTCTAACTTACTTAGGCAGAGCCGTTTGCTTTGTGTTTTGCAAGTATTTATGTAAGAGTATAGGCAAGCAAATAGCCGAGCAAATATCTTGTGGAAACAAGGTACTTGAAAAGATTACTTATTCTACCGTTTCGGGGCAAAAGACAAGTTACGCTGTTCTTGCGACAATAAATAAGCAAGAAAACTATATAATCTTGTCAAAGCGAAATAGCGAACACGATATAATACTTAACTTGTTAGGAGGAAATTATGAAACTACTTGA
- a CDS encoding M23 family metallopeptidase, producing MSKSNVNGNAFVRFLRNNIALIIISICLLAIVTIVIVASVNANEPTLPVDGNKPTDTTDDPDDDKPTTDPSDDVPTGGDGDITSAKFELPVSNFTIGMDYTNDTDNLFVFSSTLKRWQSHRATDFLATSGTAVTAMRGGTVTEVGNNYALGDYVTVDHGDGVVATYASMQNLCVVAGQTVAKGEKIGEVSNSAGSELADGAHLHLAVKKDGKYVSPWTILTKPAQ from the coding sequence ATGTCAAAATCAAATGTTAACGGAAATGCTTTTGTAAGATTTCTCCGTAACAACATAGCTCTTATCATTATATCAATTTGCTTACTTGCCATAGTTACAATAGTAATTGTAGCAAGCGTCAACGCTAACGAGCCAACTCTACCGGTAGACGGCAACAAGCCCACCGACACTACCGACGACCCCGACGACGACAAGCCAACCACAGACCCTAGCGATGATGTTCCAACAGGCGGGGACGGCGACATTACTTCGGCAAAGTTCGAATTGCCGGTATCCAATTTTACAATCGGTATGGACTATACTAACGACACCGACAACTTGTTTGTATTTAGTAGTACCCTTAAACGTTGGCAATCTCACCGAGCTACTGACTTTTTAGCCACAAGCGGAACGGCAGTAACGGCTATGAGGGGAGGTACGGTTACCGAAGTTGGCAATAATTATGCCTTAGGCGACTATGTTACCGTAGACCACGGCGATGGCGTCGTAGCAACCTATGCCTCAATGCAAAATCTTTGCGTAGTAGCAGGACAAACCGTAGCTAAGGGCGAAAAAATCGGCGAGGTATCTAATTCTGCCGGCTCAGAGCTAGCAGACGGCGCTCACTTACACCTTGCTGTTAAAAAAGATGGCAAATATGTAAGTCCGTGGACTATTCTAACCAAACCCGCTCAATAG
- the secE gene encoding preprotein translocase subunit SecE, producing MPTTKRPNMFRRLGNHLSKSWSELKKVSWPTFSTVLKNLGVILAVVTFFLILIGAADVLFGWLHGLVIGA from the coding sequence ATGCCAACAACAAAAAGACCCAATATGTTTAGAAGACTAGGCAACCACTTGTCAAAGAGTTGGTCGGAACTTAAAAAGGTTTCTTGGCCTACTTTTTCCACAGTGTTGAAGAATCTAGGCGTTATTTTAGCAGTTGTTACCTTCTTCTTAATTTTAATCGGCGCAGCTGACGTATTGTTTGGCTGGTTGCACGGTTTAGTTATAGGTGCGTAA
- a CDS encoding transcription termination/antitermination protein NusG, translating into MSDAKWYVIHTYAGYEGIVKANIEQMVKNNNLGEMIFDIKIPLEQAIEEHNGKKKVVEVKSMPCYVFIKCIYSPHIGYLITTTRGVTGFVGPQGKAWPLEEDEVRRFKLEVVKYDFKLAIGDNVNVISGAFEGLIGSIKSIDQLKQKVTVALNMFGREAEVGMDFDQIASIEAK; encoded by the coding sequence ATGAGTGACGCTAAGTGGTATGTAATTCATACTTATGCAGGGTATGAAGGTATAGTCAAGGCGAATATCGAACAAATGGTTAAGAATAACAATTTGGGCGAAATGATATTTGACATTAAAATACCCCTCGAACAAGCAATAGAGGAACATAACGGCAAGAAAAAGGTCGTTGAGGTCAAATCTATGCCTTGTTACGTATTTATCAAATGTATTTATTCTCCTCATATTGGCTACCTAATCACCACAACTCGTGGAGTAACGGGTTTTGTAGGCCCTCAGGGTAAGGCGTGGCCACTTGAAGAAGACGAAGTGCGTAGATTTAAGCTCGAAGTAGTCAAATACGACTTTAAGCTTGCTATCGGCGACAATGTCAACGTTATTTCCGGCGCATTTGAAGGATTAATCGGCTCGATTAAGTCAATCGACCAACTCAAACAAAAGGTAACTGTGGCGCTTAATATGTTTGGCAGAGAAGCCGAAGTAGGTATGGACTTTGACCAAATAGCAAGTATTGAGGCTAAATAA
- the rpsL gene encoding 30S ribosomal protein S12, producing MATINQLIKQGRRDATVKSKAPLLGNGPQRRGVCLSVTTTSPKKPNSAMRKIARVRRTNGEEGTCYIPGEGHNLQEHSVVLFRGGRVRDLPGVRYHIIRGVLDASGVATRKQGRSKYGAKRPKASKK from the coding sequence ATGGCAACCATTAACCAACTAATTAAGCAAGGTAGAAGAGATGCGACAGTTAAGAGCAAGGCTCCCTTACTCGGTAACGGTCCGCAAAGACGTGGCGTATGCCTGTCAGTAACAACAACTTCTCCTAAAAAGCCTAACTCGGCGATGAGAAAAATTGCAAGAGTACGTCGTACAAACGGCGAAGAAGGCACTTGCTATATCCCCGGCGAAGGACACAACTTGCAAGAGCATAGCGTAGTTCTTTTTCGTGGCGGTAGAGTAAGAGACTTGCCCGGTGTTCGTTATCACATAATTCGTGGCGTGCTAGACGCTTCCGGCGTAGCAACTCGCAAACAAGGTCGCTCGAAATATGGCGCAAAGAGACCAAAGGCAAGCAAGAAGTAA
- the rplK gene encoding 50S ribosomal protein L11, translated as MAKQVIAVVKLQLPAGKATPAPPVGSALGPTGCNIPMFTKEFNAKTADKAGLIIPVIITVYKDHTFSMVLKTPPAPVLIKKACKIERASKVPNKDKVAKITKAQVEEIAKAKMVDLNASCLETACSMIAGTARSMGIVVEG; from the coding sequence ATGGCAAAACAAGTAATCGCTGTAGTTAAATTACAGCTTCCGGCTGGTAAAGCGACACCCGCTCCGCCAGTAGGTTCGGCTCTCGGTCCAACAGGTTGTAATATTCCTATGTTTACTAAGGAATTTAACGCTAAGACCGCTGACAAGGCAGGCTTGATTATACCCGTTATAATCACAGTTTACAAAGACCACACTTTTTCAATGGTCTTAAAGACTCCTCCTGCTCCTGTTCTCATCAAAAAGGCTTGCAAGATTGAAAGAGCAAGCAAAGTCCCCAACAAAGACAAAGTAGCTAAAATTACCAAAGCGCAAGTAGAAGAGATTGCCAAAGCTAAGATGGTCGACCTCAACGCTTCGTGTCTTGAAACAGCTTGTTCTATGATTGCCGGTACTGCTCGCAGTATGGGTATCGTAGTAGAAGGTTAA
- the tuf gene encoding elongation factor Tu: MAKQKFDRSKPHVNIGTIGHVDHGKTTLTAAITMVMSLEGNAEVMRYDQIDKAPEEKERGITINTSHVEYQTDARHYAHVDCPGHADYVKNMITGAAQMDGAILVVSAADGPMPQTREHILLARQVGVPYIVVFLNKTDLVDDPELIELVEMEVRDLLSKYDFPGDDIPIIKGSAKVAMDLASTGCKDLTRPEYAPILELMKVVDDYIPTPTRATDKPFLMPVEDVFTITGRGTVATGRVERGEIKNGDAVEIVGLKEETTATVVTGVEMFRKLLDSAVAGDNVGLLLRGIKRDDVERGQVIAKPKTIHPHKNFEGQVYVLTKEEGGRHSPFFNGYRPQFYFRTTDVTGSIELEKGVEMVMPGDHTKIDVKLITPIAIEEGLRFAIREGGRTVGSGVVSKVLPD; encoded by the coding sequence ATGGCAAAACAAAAGTTTGATAGAAGCAAACCGCACGTTAACATCGGCACCATCGGTCACGTAGACCACGGTAAAACAACTCTTACGGCAGCTATTACTATGGTTATGAGTCTTGAAGGTAATGCAGAAGTTATGCGTTACGACCAAATCGATAAAGCTCCCGAAGAAAAAGAAAGAGGTATTACAATCAATACTTCTCACGTAGAGTATCAAACAGACGCAAGACACTACGCTCACGTTGACTGCCCCGGCCACGCCGACTATGTAAAGAATATGATTACAGGCGCAGCTCAAATGGACGGCGCTATATTAGTAGTTTCAGCAGCAGACGGACCAATGCCTCAAACAAGAGAGCATATCTTGCTCGCTCGTCAGGTTGGCGTTCCTTATATTGTAGTATTTCTAAATAAGACAGACTTAGTCGACGACCCAGAGCTAATCGAGTTAGTTGAAATGGAAGTTAGAGATTTACTTAGCAAATACGATTTCCCCGGCGACGATATCCCAATTATCAAGGGTAGCGCAAAAGTTGCTATGGATTTAGCTTCAACCGGTTGCAAGGACTTAACACGTCCCGAATACGCTCCAATCCTTGAACTAATGAAAGTAGTTGACGATTATATTCCTACTCCTACAAGAGCAACCGACAAACCTTTCTTAATGCCAGTAGAAGACGTCTTCACTATTACCGGTCGTGGCACAGTTGCAACCGGCAGAGTAGAGAGAGGCGAAATCAAGAACGGCGACGCAGTAGAAATTGTTGGTCTTAAAGAAGAGACTACGGCTACCGTTGTAACAGGCGTAGAAATGTTCCGCAAACTTCTCGACAGCGCAGTAGCGGGCGACAACGTTGGTTTATTACTACGTGGTATCAAGAGAGACGACGTAGAAAGAGGCCAAGTAATTGCTAAACCTAAGACAATTCACCCCCACAAGAACTTTGAAGGTCAAGTATACGTACTCACCAAAGAAGAGGGTGGCAGACACAGCCCATTCTTTAATGGTTATCGTCCTCAATTCTATTTCCGTACAACTGACGTTACAGGCAGTATCGAACTAGAAAAAGGCGTTGAGATGGTTATGCCCGGCGACCACACCAAGATTGACGTTAAGTTAATCACTCCTATCGCAATAGAAGAAGGACTACGTTTCGCTATTCGTGAAGGTGGCAGAACTGTTGGTTCGGGTGTTGTTTCTAAGGTTCTTCCCGACTAA
- the rpsG gene encoding 30S ribosomal protein S7, whose amino-acid sequence MSRRSGVPKRDVLPDPVYNSMVVTKVINQIMHDGKKGTAQQIVYQAFDIIKEKMNEEPIEVFNKAINNIMPSLEVKARRVGGSNYQVPMEIRTERRQTLAIRWLVAFARKRSEKDMYQRLAGELMDAVNNAGNAFKKKEDMHRMAEANKAFAHYRW is encoded by the coding sequence ATGTCAAGAAGAAGTGGCGTTCCAAAGAGAGATGTCCTTCCCGACCCAGTCTATAATAGTATGGTAGTTACAAAAGTAATCAACCAAATTATGCACGACGGTAAGAAAGGCACAGCGCAACAAATAGTTTATCAAGCATTTGATATAATCAAAGAGAAGATGAACGAAGAACCAATCGAAGTTTTCAATAAAGCAATTAATAACATTATGCCCTCGTTAGAAGTAAAGGCTCGCAGAGTAGGCGGTAGCAACTACCAAGTTCCTATGGAGATTCGTACCGAGAGAAGGCAAACCTTAGCTATAAGGTGGCTTGTTGCATTTGCAAGAAAACGTAGTGAAAAAGATATGTACCAAAGACTTGCAGGAGAGCTTATGGACGCTGTCAACAATGCAGGTAACGCTTTCAAGAAGAAGGAAGATATGCATCGTATGGCAGAGGCTAACAAAGCGTTTGCGCATTATCGTTGGTAA
- the rplA gene encoding 50S ribosomal protein L1 — MQGKRHVENIKKIDTTRQYELEEAVQLAVDTANAKFDETMELHVRLGVDPRHADQQVRGVVVLPNGTGKKVRVLALVKGIKADEATAAGADFVGAEDMIAKIQAGWFDFDVCVTTPDMMGLVGRIGKVLGPKGLMPNPKSGTVTMDVTKAIAEVKAGKVEYRVDKTSICHVIFGKKSFGAEKLSQNLRALMEAIVKAKPSAAKGTYLKSVVVTSTMGVGIKMNYKSI; from the coding sequence ATGCAAGGTAAGAGACACGTAGAGAACATCAAAAAAATTGATACCACAAGACAATACGAGCTTGAAGAAGCCGTACAGCTTGCAGTCGACACAGCTAACGCTAAGTTCGACGAAACTATGGAACTTCACGTAAGACTAGGCGTTGACCCTAGACACGCAGACCAACAGGTACGTGGCGTAGTAGTTCTTCCTAACGGCACAGGCAAAAAAGTAAGAGTTTTAGCCCTTGTTAAAGGTATTAAGGCAGACGAAGCAACAGCAGCCGGCGCAGACTTTGTTGGCGCAGAAGATATGATTGCTAAAATTCAAGCCGGTTGGTTTGACTTTGACGTTTGCGTAACTACTCCCGATATGATGGGTCTAGTTGGCCGTATTGGTAAAGTATTAGGACCAAAAGGTTTAATGCCTAACCCAAAGAGCGGTACTGTTACTATGGACGTAACTAAGGCTATTGCCGAAGTTAAAGCAGGCAAAGTAGAATACAGAGTAGACAAAACTTCAATTTGCCACGTAATTTTTGGCAAAAAGAGCTTTGGCGCAGAGAAATTATCTCAAAACCTTAGAGCGCTTATGGAAGCTATTGTAAAAGCTAAACCATCGGCAGCTAAGGGTACCTACCTAAAAAGCGTTGTTGTAACTTCAACAATGGGCGTAGGTATTAAAATGAACTATAAATCAATCTAA
- the fusA gene encoding elongation factor G → MRQYPLENTRNIGIMAHIDAGKTTTSERILFFTGKTRKMGEVHDGTAVMDSMAQEQERGITIMSAATTVQWTSRCNGKDYRINIIDTPGHVDFTVEVERSLRILDGAVAVFCAKGGVEPQSETVWHQASKYNVPRIAFVNKMDINGANFENVVDMMRVRLKTNAMPIQMPIGKADSFVGIVDCITQQAYYYKDALGSDIEVTDIPKDLVVQAKHYRAQIEELVAGRDDVLTEKFLNGESLTVDEIKQGIRSATLANALTPVLCGSAYKNKGVQLLLDAICDYLPSPSDVGAVKGYSPKSDKVVVRQPDDDEPLCAIAFKILADPFVGRLTFVRLYSGSIQIGTYVYNSSQNKRERISKILQMHSNQRKEVDSAHTGEIVAVVGLRDTVTGDTICNDKEPIVLETMTFPEPVIKVAIEPKTKQGSERMTDALIKLAEEDPTFKTYTDKETSQIIIAGMGELHLEIIVDRLLREFKVEANVGKPQVSYRETITAQSVADYKYSHQSGGRGQFARVKLAIEPLEKGSGFEFVDQVVGGNIPKEYIPAVQQGIKEAARAGIVAGYEVVDFRATVLDGTFHPVDSSELAFKICGSLAFRQAAESARPILLEPLMKVEITLPDEYLGDVMGNISARRGSITGIEMRLGMQVINALIPLSEMFGYATDLRSKTQGRGNYTMQFDTFVQVSEAVRKKLLG, encoded by the coding sequence ATGAGACAATATCCACTAGAAAACACAAGAAATATCGGCATTATGGCGCATATTGATGCCGGCAAAACCACCACAAGCGAGAGAATACTCTTTTTTACAGGCAAAACTCGCAAAATGGGCGAAGTTCACGATGGCACAGCCGTTATGGACTCTATGGCCCAAGAGCAAGAAAGGGGTATTACTATTATGTCCGCCGCCACGACGGTACAATGGACAAGTCGCTGTAACGGCAAGGATTACCGCATTAATATTATCGATACACCCGGACACGTCGACTTTACAGTAGAAGTTGAGCGTTCTTTGAGGATACTTGATGGCGCAGTCGCAGTTTTTTGCGCAAAAGGTGGGGTAGAACCGCAAAGCGAAACAGTTTGGCATCAAGCCAGTAAATATAACGTTCCTCGTATCGCCTTTGTCAACAAAATGGACATAAACGGCGCTAACTTTGAAAACGTTGTAGATATGATGCGTGTTAGACTTAAAACTAACGCTATGCCAATTCAAATGCCTATCGGCAAAGCTGATAGCTTTGTAGGTATTGTAGACTGTATTACACAGCAAGCGTACTATTACAAAGATGCGTTAGGTAGCGATATAGAAGTGACCGATATACCCAAAGATTTGGTCGTTCAAGCTAAACATTACCGCGCGCAAATAGAAGAACTTGTCGCAGGCAGAGATGACGTCTTGACCGAGAAGTTCTTAAACGGCGAGAGCCTAACAGTAGACGAGATTAAGCAAGGCATTCGTAGCGCAACGCTAGCTAATGCGCTTACCCCCGTTCTATGCGGTTCGGCGTATAAGAATAAGGGCGTGCAACTTTTATTAGACGCAATTTGCGATTATTTGCCTAGTCCTAGCGACGTAGGCGCAGTAAAAGGCTATTCCCCCAAGAGCGACAAAGTCGTAGTCCGTCAACCCGACGACGACGAGCCACTTTGCGCAATAGCGTTTAAAATTTTAGCCGACCCCTTTGTAGGCAGACTAACTTTTGTTAGATTATATTCGGGCAGTATTCAAATAGGCACTTATGTTTACAATTCTTCGCAAAATAAGCGTGAGCGTATCTCGAAAATATTACAAATGCACTCAAACCAACGCAAAGAAGTAGATTCGGCGCATACGGGCGAGATTGTAGCCGTAGTAGGACTTAGAGATACCGTAACAGGCGACACTATTTGTAATGACAAAGAGCCAATAGTACTCGAAACAATGACTTTTCCCGAACCCGTAATAAAAGTAGCGATTGAACCAAAGACTAAGCAAGGTAGCGAAAGAATGACCGATGCGCTAATCAAGCTTGCCGAAGAAGACCCTACTTTTAAGACTTATACAGATAAAGAAACAAGCCAAATAATTATCGCCGGTATGGGTGAGCTTCACCTTGAAATTATCGTCGATAGACTTTTAAGAGAGTTTAAGGTTGAGGCTAACGTAGGCAAACCCCAAGTTTCTTATAGAGAGACAATTACCGCTCAATCTGTTGCAGATTACAAATATTCGCATCAATCAGGCGGTAGAGGACAATTTGCCCGTGTTAAACTAGCCATAGAACCCCTTGAAAAAGGTAGCGGTTTTGAGTTTGTCGACCAAGTAGTAGGCGGAAATATTCCCAAAGAATATATTCCAGCTGTCCAACAAGGTATTAAGGAAGCCGCAAGAGCGGGTATTGTTGCAGGCTACGAAGTAGTAGATTTTAGAGCAACCGTACTTGACGGCACTTTCCACCCCGTAGACAGTAGCGAACTTGCCTTTAAGATTTGCGGTTCGCTTGCATTTAGACAGGCGGCGGAGAGCGCTCGCCCAATACTACTTGAACCGCTTATGAAGGTAGAAATAACCTTGCCCGACGAATATCTAGGCGATGTTATGGGTAATATTTCAGCCCGTAGAGGCAGTATTACAGGTATCGAAATGCGTCTAGGTATGCAAGTAATCAATGCTTTAATACCACTTTCGGAAATGTTCGGTTATGCGACAGACTTGCGTAGCAAAACGCAAGGCAGGGGCAACTACACAATGCAGTTTGACACCTTTGTCCAAGTATCCGAAGCCGTCCGTAAGAAATTACTAGGCTAA
- the rplI gene encoding 50S ribosomal protein L9, which produces MKVVLLKDVATQGKKDDIIEVSDGYARNYLFRLGLAEACNDQIIKQMDAKKKKEREVKEQERQVARRLAQEIKTRSVVISAKKGEGGRLFGSVTSQEIIDALNKQGYSFEKKIVVLPSPLKTIGEYSVTLKLYAEISTTLKVIVE; this is translated from the coding sequence ATGAAGGTAGTATTACTTAAAGATGTGGCAACTCAGGGCAAAAAAGACGATATAATTGAGGTAAGCGACGGATACGCTAGAAATTACTTATTTAGACTTGGACTTGCCGAAGCTTGCAACGACCAAATAATAAAACAAATGGACGCTAAAAAGAAAAAAGAAAGAGAAGTTAAGGAACAAGAAAGACAGGTCGCTAGACGCCTTGCGCAAGAGATAAAGACTCGTTCGGTTGTAATCAGCGCAAAAAAAGGCGAGGGCGGTAGATTATTCGGGTCGGTTACAAGCCAAGAAATTATCGACGCTTTAAATAAACAAGGTTATTCTTTCGAAAAAAAGATTGTAGTTTTGCCTTCCCCGCTAAAAACCATTGGAGAATATTCTGTTACGCTTAAACTATACGCAGAAATATCTACTACGCTTAAAGTTATTGTGGAGTAA
- the rpmG gene encoding 50S ribosomal protein L33, protein MAKKGNRIKITLACTECKNRNYDNMKNTKNTTEKLELTKYCSTCKKHTLHKESK, encoded by the coding sequence ATGGCTAAAAAAGGTAATCGCATCAAAATCACATTGGCTTGTACCGAATGTAAGAATCGTAACTATGACAATATGAAGAATACCAAGAACACCACAGAGAAGCTTGAATTAACTAAGTATTGTTCTACGTGCAAAAAACACACCTTGCACAAAGAGTCTAAGTAG